Proteins encoded within one genomic window of Empedobacter falsenii:
- a CDS encoding lipocalin family protein, protein MKNKILLKTACIGLLILSNSCSSIPKKAEAVRNFEVDRYLGTWFEIARLDFRFEKNLDNVSANYTFDKKGNLMVSNSGFNKDKQVWKQAIGKAKFRDGKQIGKLKVSFFGPFYAGYNVIALDKNYQYALVIGKNLNYLWILSRTKDIPDNIKTNFLALASEIGFDISNLVWVEHNRNDNPFLNEK, encoded by the coding sequence ATGAAAAATAAAATACTATTGAAAACAGCTTGTATAGGATTGTTAATACTTTCCAATTCATGTTCCTCTATTCCTAAAAAGGCAGAAGCTGTTCGAAATTTTGAAGTTGATCGGTATTTAGGTACTTGGTTTGAAATCGCTCGTTTAGATTTTCGTTTTGAAAAAAACTTGGATAATGTCTCCGCTAACTACACTTTTGATAAAAAAGGAAATCTGATGGTTTCAAATAGCGGATTTAATAAGGATAAACAAGTATGGAAGCAAGCTATAGGTAAAGCAAAATTTAGAGACGGTAAGCAAATAGGAAAGCTAAAAGTAAGCTTTTTTGGACCTTTCTATGCTGGTTATAACGTAATTGCTTTGGATAAAAACTATCAATATGCATTGGTTATAGGTAAAAATCTAAATTACTTATGGATTTTATCTAGAACAAAAGATATTCCAGATAATATTAAAACAAACTTTCTTGCATTAGCTTCAGAAATTGGTTTTGATATATCGAATTTGGTTTGGGTAGAACATAATCGAAATGATAATCCATTTTTAAATGAAAAATAA
- a CDS encoding lycopene cyclase domain-containing protein, giving the protein MMSYTYILILFFTIIICFLSSFDSRILFHRHFGAFFKAALVVAVPFIAWDIYFTAKEVWWFNTDYTLGFFIGGLPLEEWLFFICIPFSCIFTYFCFDKFFKLDWLSCFNNLIVFFSVIVCSIVALLYYDRIYTLLTAVITLVVLLYLHFVRCVDWIGKASFVFTILMLGFFPVNGILTGTGLESPIVNYNNDDFLGIRMGTIPIEDAVYGYTQFLLVLYFFKLFKSKSHENEK; this is encoded by the coding sequence ATGATGTCCTATACTTATATTTTGATTTTATTTTTTACAATAATTATTTGTTTCTTATCATCTTTTGATTCTCGTATTCTTTTTCACCGTCATTTTGGAGCTTTTTTTAAGGCAGCACTTGTTGTAGCTGTTCCATTTATTGCATGGGATATTTATTTTACAGCTAAAGAAGTATGGTGGTTTAATACAGATTATACACTTGGTTTTTTTATAGGAGGTCTACCTTTAGAAGAATGGTTGTTTTTTATTTGTATACCATTTTCCTGCATATTTACCTATTTCTGCTTTGATAAATTTTTTAAATTAGATTGGCTTTCCTGTTTTAATAACCTGATTGTTTTTTTTAGTGTGATTGTTTGTTCAATCGTTGCTTTACTTTATTATGATAGAATTTATACCCTATTAACAGCTGTTATAACATTGGTTGTTTTACTATACTTACACTTTGTTCGTTGTGTAGATTGGATAGGAAAAGCTTCGTTTGTTTTCACTATTCTTATGCTTGGTTTCTTTCCTGTAAATGGTATTCTAACAGGTACAGGATTAGAGTCGCCAATTGTAAATTATAATAATGATGATTTTTTGGGAATCAGAATGGGAACTATACCAATAGAAGATGCTGTGTATGGATATACGCAATTTCTTTTAGTTCTCTATTTTTTTAAACTATTTAAATCAAAATCTCATGAAAATGAAAAATAA
- a CDS encoding sterol desaturase family protein, whose product MNLFLVLLVFVLMEPVTWFIHKYVMHGFLWFLHKDHHDHSHKGSVEKNDYFFVIFAIPTIALMYFGSLNNYSYLFFVGVGIMLYGMAYFFVHDVFIHQRLNYFKRIKNPYFLALRRAHKQHHKHLNKDDGECFGFLYVPFKYFKMYFNSAQK is encoded by the coding sequence ATGAATTTATTTTTAGTATTGCTAGTATTTGTACTTATGGAGCCTGTCACATGGTTTATTCATAAATATGTGATGCATGGATTTTTATGGTTTCTCCACAAAGATCATCATGATCATAGCCATAAAGGATCAGTTGAAAAAAACGATTATTTTTTTGTGATATTTGCGATTCCGACTATTGCTTTGATGTATTTTGGTTCGCTCAATAATTATAGTTACTTGTTTTTTGTAGGGGTAGGAATTATGCTTTATGGCATGGCGTATTTTTTTGTGCATGATGTTTTTATTCATCAACGACTAAATTATTTTAAACGAATAAAGAATCCGTATTTTCTTGCTCTTCGTAGGGCTCATAAACAACATCATAAGCATCTAAATAAAGATGATGGAGAATGTTTTGGGTTTCTATATGTTCCTTTCAAGTATTTTAAAATGTACTTTAATTCTGCGCAAAAATGA
- a CDS encoding SRPBCC family protein has protein sequence MKYRLYREQQLYCDIDTAWRFFSSPMNLSEITPKDMAFTVLSEDQDQPIFEGMLIDYSVSPLLGIPLKWQTKIIQVEPQQSFTDFQQKGPYKYWKHFHEFIPNEKGILMKDTVEYELPFGVLGNVVHSLLVKKKLNRIFDYRHQVLKQLFNT, from the coding sequence ATGAAGTACCGTTTGTATAGAGAACAACAGCTGTATTGTGATATTGATACAGCTTGGCGATTTTTTTCTTCTCCAATGAATCTTTCGGAAATCACACCTAAAGATATGGCTTTTACAGTTTTGTCAGAAGATCAGGATCAGCCAATTTTTGAAGGTATGCTTATCGATTATAGTGTGTCACCGCTATTGGGTATTCCTTTGAAATGGCAGACAAAAATTATTCAAGTAGAGCCGCAGCAAAGTTTTACAGATTTTCAACAAAAAGGTCCATATAAATATTGGAAACATTTTCATGAATTTATTCCCAATGAAAAGGGGATTTTAATGAAAGATACAGTAGAATATGAGCTTCCTTTTGGAGTTTTGGGAAATGTTGTTCATTCTCTTTTGGTGAAAAAAAAGTTGAATAGAATATTTGATTATCGTCATCAAGTATTAAAGCAATTATTTAATACTTAG
- a CDS encoding phytoene/squalene synthase family protein: MKQLFDELSYSVSKMTTQKYSTSFSLGILALKPCIRSAIYAIYGYVRLADEIVDSFHAYNKEKLLKRLRKETLHALNERISLNPILQSFQETVNYYKIDKELIDQFLSSMEMDLQQIEYDSDLYKTYILGSAEVVGLMCLQVFTDGNKDKYAELKPYAMKLGSAFQKINFLRDLKEDYHILGRTYFPNVDISGFDNKIKYAIEKEIEEEFDEALIGIKKLPASSIFGVYLAYKYYLSLFKKIKKKSSKEILNGRIRIANSEKAFVAFKSYIRYKAAWL, translated from the coding sequence ATGAAACAATTATTTGATGAGCTTTCTTATTCGGTGAGTAAGATGACAACTCAAAAATATAGCACAAGTTTTTCTTTGGGGATTCTCGCTTTAAAACCTTGTATTCGATCGGCTATTTATGCGATATATGGTTATGTAAGGTTGGCAGATGAAATCGTAGATAGTTTTCATGCATATAACAAAGAGAAGCTTTTAAAAAGATTACGAAAAGAAACTTTACATGCATTAAATGAGAGGATATCGCTTAATCCCATCTTACAATCATTTCAAGAGACTGTAAATTATTATAAGATTGATAAAGAACTTATCGATCAATTTTTGAGTAGTATGGAAATGGACTTGCAACAAATAGAATATGACTCGGACTTATACAAAACCTATATTTTAGGTTCTGCTGAGGTAGTAGGACTCATGTGTTTACAGGTTTTTACAGATGGTAATAAAGATAAGTATGCAGAATTAAAACCTTATGCAATGAAATTGGGTTCTGCTTTTCAGAAAATTAATTTTCTTCGAGATTTGAAAGAGGATTATCATATTTTGGGAAGGACTTATTTTCCGAATGTGGATATAAGTGGTTTTGATAATAAGATAAAATACGCAATTGAAAAAGAAATAGAAGAAGAATTTGATGAAGCGTTGATTGGGATTAAAAAACTTCCAGCTTCTTCAATTTTTGGTGTTTATCTTGCTTACAAATATTATCTTTCTTTGTTTAAGAAGATCAAAAAAAAATCATCCAAAGAAATTTTAAATGGAAGAATTAGAATAGCTAATTCTGAAAAAGCTTTTGTTGCGTTTAAAAGTTACATAAGATATAAAGCTGCTTGGTTATGA
- a CDS encoding phytoene desaturase family protein translates to MKKRIAIIGSGFSGLSAAAYTAKQGHEVHVFEKHNQPGGRARQLKTEEGYVFDMGPSWYWMPDVIQDFFEDFGYATSSFFELISLNPQFEMIFSDEKLDVPENFEVLKETFEKIEKGASFQLEKFMKSAKFKYEVGMKDFVHKPCTNWTEFVSLKIAKNALKLDLLSNFRTYVARYFKDKKLRALMEFPVIFLGASPEKIPALYSLMNYGGYVLGTYYPKGGFYQLVLAMKKVAEEQGAHFHFNCNVDKINVIDKRVSSIVINDEIYEFDEVIASSDYHHTETLLNAEYRNYTADYWEERTFAPSSLIFYLGFNETIPHLKHHTLFFEHELDLHIDSIYEKKRWPEKPLFYACCPSKTDHSVAPEGKENLFLLMPIATGIDDNEFVRQKYLMEMLSRLEKHTGIVDLQSKIEFKRSYCVKDFVSDYNAYGGNAYGLANTLDQTAVLKPKIRNKKLKNLFYTGQLTVPGPGVPPSIISGKIVANEINKIKK, encoded by the coding sequence ATGAAAAAAAGAATAGCCATTATTGGGTCTGGATTTTCTGGTTTATCAGCTGCTGCTTATACAGCGAAACAAGGACATGAAGTACATGTATTTGAGAAACATAATCAGCCAGGCGGAAGAGCAAGACAATTAAAAACAGAAGAAGGTTATGTATTTGATATGGGACCTAGCTGGTATTGGATGCCAGATGTTATACAAGATTTCTTTGAGGATTTTGGTTATGCCACTTCTTCTTTTTTTGAATTGATATCGTTAAATCCTCAATTTGAGATGATTTTTTCGGATGAAAAATTAGATGTACCTGAAAATTTTGAAGTATTAAAAGAAACCTTCGAAAAAATAGAGAAAGGAGCTAGTTTTCAATTAGAAAAATTTATGAAATCTGCCAAATTTAAATATGAAGTAGGAATGAAGGATTTTGTACATAAACCTTGTACTAATTGGACTGAATTTGTATCTCTTAAAATTGCTAAAAATGCATTGAAATTGGATTTACTTTCTAATTTCAGAACATATGTTGCACGATATTTTAAAGATAAGAAATTGAGAGCTTTGATGGAGTTCCCAGTTATATTTTTGGGCGCATCTCCTGAAAAGATTCCTGCATTGTATAGTTTGATGAATTATGGCGGTTACGTATTAGGTACTTATTATCCTAAAGGAGGTTTTTATCAGCTGGTATTAGCAATGAAAAAAGTAGCAGAAGAACAAGGGGCGCACTTTCATTTTAATTGTAATGTTGATAAAATAAATGTAATAGATAAAAGAGTAAGTTCCATTGTTATAAATGATGAAATCTATGAATTTGATGAAGTGATTGCTTCTTCTGATTATCATCATACAGAAACACTTTTGAACGCAGAATATAGAAATTATACGGCTGACTATTGGGAAGAAAGAACATTTGCTCCATCTAGTTTGATTTTTTATCTTGGTTTTAATGAAACTATTCCGCATTTAAAACATCATACATTATTCTTTGAACATGAATTAGATCTACATATAGATAGCATATACGAAAAGAAAAGATGGCCTGAAAAACCTTTGTTTTATGCTTGTTGTCCATCAAAAACTGATCATTCTGTTGCACCAGAAGGGAAAGAAAATTTGTTTTTACTAATGCCGATTGCAACAGGAATAGATGACAATGAATTTGTGCGTCAGAAGTATTTAATGGAAATGCTTTCACGATTAGAAAAGCATACAGGTATTGTAGATTTGCAATCTAAAATTGAATTTAAAAGAAGTTATTGTGTCAAAGATTTTGTGTCCGATTATAATGCTTATGGTGGTAATGCTTATGGATTGGCTAATACACTTGATCAAACAGCAGTATTAAAACCTAAAATAAGAAATAAAAAGCTAAAAAATTTATTTTATACCGGTCAGTTAACTGTTCCTGGACCAGGAGTTCCTCCCTCTATTATATCTGGTAAAATAGTGGCCAATGAGATCAACAAAATAAAAAAATAA